From a region of the Geothrix sp. 21YS21S-2 genome:
- a CDS encoding FMN-binding negative transcriptional regulator, producing the protein MYLPPHFEESRPEALEGLMRRHPLAALVTLGPEGLTADHIPLLTGPAGTLRGHVARANPLWRAADGAEVLAIFQGPGHYVSPGWYPTKRETGKAVPTWNYLVVHAHGRLRVHDDPAWVRGLLDDLTAEHEAAFPAPWRPADAPADFLEGRIAAVVGIEIEVTRLVGKWKLSQNQPERNREGVVEGLRQAGAEDLAGRMG; encoded by the coding sequence ATGTACCTGCCTCCCCACTTCGAGGAATCCCGGCCCGAGGCCCTCGAGGGCCTCATGCGCCGGCACCCGCTGGCCGCCCTCGTGACCCTGGGTCCCGAAGGCCTCACCGCCGACCACATCCCGCTGCTGACGGGTCCCGCGGGCACCCTGCGCGGCCACGTGGCACGCGCGAACCCCCTTTGGCGGGCCGCCGACGGCGCCGAGGTCCTGGCCATCTTCCAGGGGCCCGGGCACTACGTCAGTCCGGGCTGGTATCCCACCAAGCGCGAGACCGGCAAGGCCGTGCCCACCTGGAACTACCTGGTGGTCCACGCCCACGGGCGGCTCCGGGTCCACGACGATCCGGCCTGGGTCCGCGGCCTCCTGGACGACCTGACCGCGGAGCACGAGGCGGCGTTCCCCGCGCCCTGGAGGCCGGCGGACGCGCCTGCCGACTTCCTGGAAGGCCGGATCGCCGCGGTGGTGGGCATCGAGATCGAGGTGACCCGGCTGGTGGGGAAGTGGAAGCTGAGCCAGAACCAGCCGGAGCGGAACCGGGAGGGGGTGGTGGAGGGACTCCGGCAGGCCGGGGCGGAGGACCTGGCGGGCCGGATGGGCTAG
- a CDS encoding PAS domain-containing hybrid sensor histidine kinase/response regulator yields the protein MHRWFVCILVGFACVCSFASPAPPQDVLILYSFSQNLPAQGKINAGMGKVIASRRLEYGTFHPEYLDINPPRAPGQRAHLRDLLLEKYAGMKFGLIITVFDPARDFLGREGRDLSPGTPAVTLFGQEGAGVEGRETFQLPLRFEVKGTLERALALFPRTRHVLFVSGNAESNLRVEAQARKAFAAWEGRIDFDYTSGRSVKDVLAQAGHLAPDTLILFSIVTSDVTGELFVPTDVVRALTKGANAPVFSILSSFLGEGVVGGEMVDPETAGALLGQAVVEIQQGRPLPPLSPGAFVRPMFDWNQLRRWGCDLSSLPPDSILVNRPPTLWGLFRPYVIVAGILFAILTALIAALLVVNRNRARAERALAESERLMREAQEAALVGTYDYDLATGVIRVSPTLSRILGQDEGQKDFRTWLELVEPSHRSAVAAGVSHAVATFEPLEMDYPIRRPDGEVRWLHSRARAEKGAGGRASRLLGTLLDITAHRQMQEELEHTQRLESLGSLASGIAHDMNNVLASIQAVAQTLLFVHRENADLAGPLGTIDRASDRGRSLVQALTNFARKGLREARILDLNDLVREQAAMLRRTLFQKVQVMEDLDATLPPVRGESGTLGSAILNLCVNAGDAMPGGGTLLLRTRRAADGGAQLEVADSGEGMPPEVLRRAMEPFFTTKPFGKGTGLGLSMVFNTVKAHGGTVQIQSRVGQGTTILIHLPAAPLEAPGEAPPCGPEAPCRPLRVLLVDDDALIRDSVPAMLVQLGHHVEVAGGGAQALARLAGGLEVDLVLLDLNMPVMGGVETLVNIRAFRPALPAILATGYLDDATAALLAGMPDVAVLPKPYTMPQFQAKARDLA from the coding sequence AGTACGGCACCTTCCATCCCGAGTACCTCGACATCAACCCGCCCCGGGCCCCCGGCCAGCGCGCGCACCTGCGGGACCTCCTGCTGGAGAAATACGCCGGGATGAAGTTCGGCCTCATCATCACGGTCTTCGACCCGGCCCGGGACTTCCTCGGGCGCGAGGGCCGGGACCTGTCGCCGGGGACCCCGGCGGTGACGCTCTTCGGCCAGGAGGGCGCGGGCGTGGAGGGCCGGGAGACGTTCCAGCTGCCCCTGCGCTTCGAGGTGAAGGGCACCCTGGAGCGCGCCCTGGCGCTGTTCCCGCGCACCCGCCACGTGCTCTTCGTCTCGGGGAACGCCGAGTCGAACCTGCGCGTCGAGGCGCAGGCCCGCAAGGCGTTCGCGGCGTGGGAGGGGCGGATCGACTTCGACTACACCAGCGGCCGGAGCGTGAAGGACGTCCTCGCGCAGGCCGGGCACCTGGCGCCGGACACCCTGATCCTCTTCTCGATCGTGACGTCGGACGTCACGGGGGAATTGTTCGTGCCCACGGATGTGGTGCGGGCCCTGACCAAGGGGGCCAATGCCCCGGTCTTCAGCATCCTCTCCAGCTTCCTGGGCGAAGGCGTGGTGGGCGGGGAGATGGTGGACCCGGAGACCGCCGGAGCCCTCCTGGGGCAGGCCGTGGTGGAGATCCAGCAGGGGCGGCCCCTGCCGCCCCTGTCCCCCGGCGCCTTCGTGCGGCCCATGTTCGACTGGAACCAGCTCAGGCGCTGGGGGTGCGACCTGTCGAGCCTGCCGCCGGATTCCATCCTCGTGAACCGGCCACCGACCCTGTGGGGCCTTTTCCGGCCCTACGTCATCGTCGCCGGGATCCTCTTCGCCATCCTCACGGCCCTGATCGCGGCCCTGCTCGTGGTCAACCGGAACCGGGCCCGGGCCGAACGCGCCCTCGCCGAAAGCGAGCGGCTCATGCGGGAGGCCCAGGAGGCGGCCCTGGTGGGCACCTACGACTACGACCTCGCCACCGGGGTGATCCGGGTCAGCCCCACCCTTTCGCGCATCCTGGGCCAGGATGAGGGGCAGAAGGATTTCCGCACGTGGCTGGAGCTGGTGGAGCCCAGCCACCGGAGCGCGGTGGCCGCGGGGGTCAGCCATGCCGTGGCCACCTTCGAGCCCCTGGAGATGGACTATCCCATCCGCCGGCCGGACGGCGAGGTCCGCTGGCTGCACAGCCGCGCCAGGGCGGAAAAGGGCGCGGGCGGACGCGCATCGCGCCTGCTCGGCACGCTCCTGGACATCACCGCGCACCGCCAGATGCAGGAGGAGCTGGAGCACACCCAGCGCCTGGAGAGCCTGGGGAGCCTCGCCAGCGGCATCGCCCACGACATGAACAATGTCCTGGCCTCCATCCAGGCCGTGGCCCAGACCCTCCTGTTCGTGCACCGCGAGAACGCGGACCTGGCGGGCCCCCTGGGCACCATCGACCGCGCGAGCGACCGCGGCCGGAGCCTGGTCCAGGCGCTCACGAACTTCGCCCGCAAAGGGCTCCGCGAAGCCCGGATCCTGGACCTGAACGATCTGGTGAGGGAGCAGGCCGCGATGCTCCGCCGGACGCTGTTCCAGAAGGTGCAGGTCATGGAGGACCTGGACGCCACGCTCCCGCCCGTGCGGGGGGAATCCGGCACCCTGGGCAGCGCCATCCTGAACCTCTGCGTGAACGCCGGGGACGCCATGCCCGGAGGCGGGACGCTCCTCCTGCGCACCCGCCGCGCCGCCGACGGCGGAGCCCAGCTGGAGGTGGCCGATTCCGGCGAAGGCATGCCGCCGGAGGTGCTGCGCCGGGCCATGGAGCCCTTCTTCACCACCAAGCCCTTCGGGAAGGGGACGGGGCTGGGCCTGTCCATGGTCTTCAACACCGTCAAGGCCCACGGCGGCACCGTGCAAATCCAGAGCCGCGTGGGGCAGGGGACCACCATCCTGATCCACCTCCCGGCGGCCCCGCTGGAGGCCCCCGGGGAGGCGCCCCCGTGCGGTCCCGAGGCCCCTTGCAGGCCTCTGCGGGTCCTCCTGGTGGACGACGACGCGCTGATCCGCGACTCGGTCCCCGCCATGCTCGTCCAGCTCGGGCACCATGTGGAGGTCGCCGGCGGCGGCGCCCAGGCCCTGGCGCGGCTGGCGGGGGGACTCGAGGTGGACCTCGTGCTGCTGGACCTCAACATGCCGGTGATGGGGGGCGTGGAGACGCTCGTCAACATCCGCGCGTTCCGGCCGGCGCTTCCCGCCATCCTGGCCACCGGCTATCTGGACGACGCCACCGCGGCGCTGCTGGCGGGGATGCCGGACGTGGCGGTCCTGCCCAAGCCCTACACCATGCCCCAGTTCCAGGCCAAGGCGCGGGACCTGGCCTGA